One Coffea arabica cultivar ET-39 chromosome 5c, Coffea Arabica ET-39 HiFi, whole genome shotgun sequence DNA window includes the following coding sequences:
- the LOC113688890 gene encoding protein AGENET DOMAIN (AGD)-CONTAINING P1-like, with protein sequence MAFHRGDQVEIMSKEEGFQGSYFHATVVTKLEMDEYIVQFKTLLEDDKPAPLRQVHTLDEIRPIPPEIPRKKFYVKQKVDAYEGDGWWVGIITGIEEAESEEEFKYTVRFQTTGEQRSFKLENLRVHQEWVNGNWIFSKRGRKKKGTA encoded by the exons ATGGCATTTCACAGAGGTGATCAAGTTGAGATCATGAGCAAAGAAGAGGGGTTTCAAGGCTCGTACTTTCATGCAACAGTAGTCACAAAACTTGAGATGGATGAATACATAGTCCAGTTCAAGACTCTCTTAGAAGATGATAAGCCTGCGCCTTTGAGACAGGTGCACACGTTGGATGAAATAAGACCAATCCCACCTGAAATTCCTAGGAAGAAATTTTACGTGAAGCAGAAGGTGGATGCATACGAAGGTGATGGATGGTGGGTAGGAATTATTACTGGTATAGAGGAGGCTGAATCTGAAGAGGAGTTTAAGTATACCGTTCGCTTCCAAACTACAGGAGAACAGCGTTCTTtcaagttggaaaatttgaggGTTCATCAGGAGTGGGTGAACGGTAACTGGATTTTCTCCAagagaggaaggaagaaaaag GGAACAGCCTAA